In the genome of Hymenobacter taeanensis, one region contains:
- a CDS encoding M13 family metallopeptidase has translation MKNRNSLTLAVVAAAGLALAGCASSKTAAPVAAATTTAPAAPAAEAVTPGVGLNVANVDKSVDPCSDFYQYASGNWLKNNPIPAAEVRWGSFNELSDKNNAVMRQILEQAAKNTSAAKGSNEQKVGDYYASAMDTMAIEQAGLKYLQPELNRIAAIKDLRGLQAEIARQQLLGTGAFYGEYVGQDEKNSTMYAVQISQGGLTLPDRDYYLKDDARSKSIRAAYTTYLTNTFKMLGDSEAAAAKNAATVMRLETRLAKASKSRVDLRDPYANYNKMTVAEANKQFPNLGLPATLQTLQVGSAKEIIVGQPAFFKEESAMLKQEPLSDLKTYLRWHMVSSLTSALPKAFGDESFRFAQVLTGAKKQQPRWKRMNSATDRALGEAFGQLYVDKAFTPDTKQKAMQMVANIREAMGEHIQKSDWMSEATKKEALQKLNAFTVKIGYPDKWKDYSTLNISRESYLKNMLAARQWASIDNAKHLGKPIDRGEWGMTPPTVNAYYNPPMNEIVFPAGIMQPPFFDPKADDAVNYGGMGAVIGHEITHGFDDQGRQYDSEGNLRDWWTKEDAAKFEQRADMVGKQYSAFTPLDSVFVNGKLTMGENLADLGGLNIAYTALEKQLQKQYGNGARPKFDGYTPEQRFFLAWAQIWRTNARPEYLRQQVMTDPHSPGQFRTVGPLMNMPEFFEAFGCKDDAKMVRAQADRAKVW, from the coding sequence ATGAAAAACCGTAATAGCCTGACTTTGGCGGTCGTAGCCGCTGCTGGTCTGGCCCTGGCAGGCTGTGCATCAAGCAAAACGGCTGCTCCCGTGGCCGCGGCCACTACCACTGCCCCCGCGGCCCCTGCTGCAGAAGCCGTAACGCCCGGCGTAGGCCTCAACGTAGCCAATGTAGACAAGTCAGTAGACCCTTGCTCCGACTTCTACCAGTATGCCAGCGGCAACTGGCTCAAGAACAACCCCATTCCGGCGGCTGAAGTACGCTGGGGCTCGTTTAATGAGCTCAGTGATAAGAACAACGCCGTAATGCGGCAGATTCTGGAACAGGCGGCTAAGAACACCTCCGCGGCCAAAGGCTCCAACGAGCAGAAAGTTGGTGACTATTATGCTTCTGCCATGGATACTATGGCCATTGAGCAGGCCGGCCTGAAGTATCTGCAGCCCGAGCTGAACCGCATTGCGGCCATTAAGGACCTGAGAGGCCTGCAAGCAGAAATTGCCCGCCAGCAGCTGTTAGGTACGGGGGCGTTTTATGGCGAGTATGTTGGGCAGGATGAGAAAAACAGCACCATGTATGCGGTGCAGATTTCGCAGGGTGGCCTCACCTTGCCCGACCGCGACTACTACCTGAAGGATGATGCCCGCTCAAAAAGCATTCGGGCGGCATATACCACCTACCTCACCAACACGTTCAAAATGCTGGGCGACTCGGAGGCTGCCGCCGCCAAGAACGCCGCTACGGTAATGCGCCTAGAAACGCGCCTCGCTAAAGCCAGCAAGAGCCGCGTTGATCTGCGCGACCCGTACGCCAACTACAACAAAATGACGGTGGCCGAGGCCAATAAGCAGTTCCCAAACCTGGGACTGCCTGCCACGCTGCAAACCCTGCAAGTTGGTTCAGCTAAGGAAATCATTGTGGGGCAGCCGGCCTTCTTTAAGGAGGAAAGCGCCATGCTGAAGCAGGAGCCCCTGTCTGACCTGAAAACCTACCTGCGCTGGCACATGGTCTCGTCGCTGACTTCGGCGCTGCCAAAGGCGTTTGGTGATGAGTCGTTCCGCTTTGCTCAGGTGCTCACGGGCGCTAAGAAGCAGCAGCCCCGCTGGAAGCGCATGAACAGCGCCACCGACCGCGCCCTGGGCGAGGCCTTTGGCCAGCTGTACGTAGACAAGGCTTTCACGCCCGACACCAAGCAGAAGGCCATGCAAATGGTAGCCAATATTCGGGAGGCCATGGGTGAGCACATCCAGAAGTCTGACTGGATGAGCGAGGCAACCAAGAAAGAAGCCCTACAGAAGCTGAATGCCTTTACCGTAAAAATCGGCTACCCCGATAAGTGGAAGGACTATTCTACCCTGAACATCTCCCGCGAGTCGTACCTGAAGAACATGCTGGCTGCGCGTCAGTGGGCTAGCATTGATAACGCTAAGCACCTTGGTAAGCCCATTGACCGCGGCGAGTGGGGCATGACGCCGCCCACGGTGAATGCCTACTACAACCCGCCAATGAACGAAATCGTGTTCCCGGCCGGTATCATGCAGCCCCCGTTCTTCGACCCCAAGGCCGATGACGCGGTAAACTACGGCGGCATGGGTGCGGTAATCGGCCACGAAATCACCCACGGTTTCGACGACCAGGGCCGGCAGTACGACTCTGAAGGCAACCTGCGCGACTGGTGGACCAAGGAGGACGCCGCCAAGTTTGAGCAGCGTGCCGACATGGTAGGGAAGCAATACTCTGCTTTCACTCCCCTCGACTCCGTGTTCGTGAATGGTAAGCTCACCATGGGCGAAAACCTCGCTGACCTGGGCGGCCTGAACATTGCCTACACGGCTCTGGAGAAGCAGCTGCAGAAGCAGTACGGTAATGGTGCCCGCCCCAAGTTTGATGGTTACACCCCCGAGCAGCGCTTCTTCCTGGCCTGGGCTCAGATCTGGCGTACTAACGCCCGCCCTGAGTACCTGCGCCAGCAGGTAATGACAGATCCGCACTCACCCGGTCAGTTCCGCACCGTTGGTCCGCTCATGAACATGCCGGAGTTCTTTGAGGCATTTGGCTGCAAGGACGACGCCAAGATGGTGCGCGCCCAAGCTGACCGTGCTAAAGTGTGGTAG